The DNA sequence ATGCTGGACCGGCTAAATAAAGTGGGTTTCTGAGACCTTAGACCTATTTCACTTTTTCGGATTTAATTTCCCTTAGAGTGAGAAAAGTCCGGCagttatcaaattatataataatatatttcataactctctaaaatattaggacattaatattattatgcaCGACTGGATAATagcaattcaataaaaataaatttaatttttataattttaaatatttatacactcatatattaattaattaatataattataatattttaataaataaaaaataaataaaataaataatggtcTGGCACCACTTAGAATGATATATTTCATAATTCTCTAAAATATTaggatattaatattattctgtaCGACGGCATAATAGcagtctaataaaaataaatttaatttttataattttaaatatttatacactcatatattaattaattaatataattataatattttaaataatatataataatattattaaataatatgagtaattttaattatataataatattattttataattttataaaaaaaaaataaaaaaaaagaaaagaatggcctggcgccactctaagtggcgccaggccattcttaaaaaaaaaataatgcacTGGCCATTTTAAATGGCGCCAGGCCCTGGCGCCTGATAAACAAGCGGTAAGTTTTCTTTTTGACTGTCACGTGGCAGTCCAACCCTAAATCCGCAAATAATTTATCTCCAACCCTAAATCCACAAATAAGTTTTCTCCCACCCTcaattttgcaaaaagccctAAAACAGTTCTCtgtattaattcaaaataagtatttttttttttgaattagtaATTCCAAATAGTATTGACTGTTAAGTTAAGAgtgttttatatatttatcctgaaattgagattatttaattatatatatttatattttattcaactaattatttaaataaaaatattaaattaatatctcatttattttttttaaaaaataagggtTAGGGGAGTCGAACTTTAAACCTTTCAAGATTAagggatgcactttccaccagactaAGCCTTAGAGTGCTAATATCTCATTTATTTAcgtcatttcttaatttatctATAAATCATTCGTATATTAATATAGTATCATTTTTCAAGGGAACTCCTTTGGGCTGGTATTGAAAAGCACAAGATGTCAAAATAAGAATCTTTGGAATTGCCATTATCAGTAGTTGGATTACTCGCCCAGAGTAGAAAAGGAAAATTCTGAAGCTAGCAGATGTGACCTAAGAACACAAGAAAAAACATCATTAAGTGATCAAAATGATACCAACATAGTAGTGACAGCTTGTCGACATAATCGATTCAAAACATCATTGTGATTCCTAGATATAACCCACCAGTTGTAGAGCTTGCTCTGCCTTCAAAGCTCAAACTCCATTGTTGTTTAATTAAAGTGAAAGATGAGTTATATCCCGGCACCTGTACCATCTCCAGCTCCAGCCCCTTTGCTTAATCTTCCTTCTGGTTTAGGTTTTGATGAATCTACCCCACCATGGATGAGCAAGGCAGATAATGCATGGCAACTAACAGCAGCAACACTTGTTGGTTTACAAAGCATTCCAGGGCTTGTTATTCTATATGGTGGAGGTGTGAAGAAGAAATGGGCTGTGAACTCTGCTTTCATGGTGATTTATGCCTTCGCTTGTGTGCTTTTCTGTTGGGTTTCTTGGGGTTACAGGATGTCTTTTGGAGAAGAGCTTGTGCCTTTCTGGGGGAAGGCCAATATTGCACTTGAACAAAAATTCCTCCTTGGTCCAGCGTTCATTGGCAAGTTTCCCAGTGCAACTATGGTGTTTTTCCAATCTGTTTTTGCATCGATTACGTTGATTCTGATTGCTGGTGCCTTGCTGGGGCGGATGAATTTTTATGCCTGGATGATGTTTGTTCCGCTGTGGCTAACCTTTTCATACACTTTCGTAGCGTTTAGCATTTGGTGTCCTGAaggttttcttttcaaaaaaggGTTAATAGATTATTCTGGTGGCTTTGTGATTCATCTATCGGCTGGAGTTGCAGGTTTCACAGCAGCCTACTGGGTAACTTGTTCTTCCACTCTAAACAAAGAACTGATTCTTTCAATGTTCTTTTAACTGAATAAACGTTGTTTGGATTTGCTAATCTTGCTGCACGTTTAGGTTGGTCCTCGCCTAACCAAGGACAGAGAGAGATTCCCTCCAAACAACATCATTCTTATGTTAGCTGGTGCAGGATTTCTATGGATGGGGTGGACAGGATTTAATGGAGGAGACCCTTATGCAGCAAGCACTGATGCTTCTTTGGCAGTCTTGAATACCCATTTGTGTACAGCCACAAGCTTGCTTACTTGGCTTGCACTTGACATCTTATATTTAGGCAAAGCTTCCGTTATTGGTGCTGTTCAAGGCATGATCACTGGTTTAGTCTGCATCACTCCTGCAGCTGGTAAGCCCATGAGCATTACACACACAAACACTTCTATTAGAAGTCTCTAAGTTAATGATTTTGACATGCAATTTGATTCAGGGGTTGTGCAAGGATGGGCAGCAGTAATTATGGGGCTGTGTTCAGGTTCAATTCCTTGGTTTACAATGATGGTTGTACACAAGAAGTCCAAGCTCCTCCAAAAGGTTGACGATACAATGGCTGTTTTTCACACGCATGCCATTGCAGGAAGCCTCGGTGGAATTCTCACAGGCCTATTCGCTGAACCCCATCTATGCAATTTGTTCGCTGGGTCATATGGCCAGTTTGTTGGCTTATTTTATGGTTTTCAAATGCGACAAGTCGGTACAGGGTTACGACAAGTAGGAATTCAGCTTCTGGGAATTCTGTATGTTATGACCATAAATGTTATTGTCACAAGCTTAATATGTGTCGTAATTCAACTTGTTGTGCCTCTGAGAATGTCTGATGAGGATATGGAGATTGGCGATGAAGCTGCTCATGGG is a window from the Manihot esculenta cultivar AM560-2 chromosome 16, M.esculenta_v8, whole genome shotgun sequence genome containing:
- the LOC110604303 gene encoding ammonium transporter 2 member 5; the protein is MSYIPAPVPSPAPAPLLNLPSGLGFDESTPPWMSKADNAWQLTAATLVGLQSIPGLVILYGGGVKKKWAVNSAFMVIYAFACVLFCWVSWGYRMSFGEELVPFWGKANIALEQKFLLGPAFIGKFPSATMVFFQSVFASITLILIAGALLGRMNFYAWMMFVPLWLTFSYTFVAFSIWCPEGFLFKKGLIDYSGGFVIHLSAGVAGFTAAYWVGPRLTKDRERFPPNNIILMLAGAGFLWMGWTGFNGGDPYAASTDASLAVLNTHLCTATSLLTWLALDILYLGKASVIGAVQGMITGLVCITPAAGVVQGWAAVIMGLCSGSIPWFTMMVVHKKSKLLQKVDDTMAVFHTHAIAGSLGGILTGLFAEPHLCNLFAGSYGQFVGLFYGFQMRQVGTGLRQVGIQLLGILYVMTINVIVTSLICVVIQLVVPLRMSDEDMEIGDEAAHGEEAYAIWGDGYRHESYLGDELPATKRKAATGQVEMT